One window from the genome of Parafrankia irregularis encodes:
- the metK gene encoding methionine adenosyltransferase: MATRLFTSESVTEGHPDKIADQISDSILDAMLKDDPKSRVAVETLITTGQVHVAGEVTTKTYVDIASVVRERILEIGYDSSKKGFDGASCGVSVSIGAQSPDIAQGVDTAHEARVGGSTEDDLDRQGAGDQGLMFGFACDETPELMPLPIALAHRLARRLSAVRKDGQVGYLRPDGKTQVTIEYEDGKPVRLDTVVVSSQHAADIDLDTLLAPDVAEYVVEPELALLEIATEGRRLLVNPTGRFEIGGPMGDAGLTGRKIIVDTYGGYARHGGGAFSGKDPSKVDRSAAYAMRWVAKNVVAAGLASRCEVQVAYAIGKAHPVGLFVETFGTGKVPDAQIQDAVTAVFDLRPAAIVRDLDLLRPIYAQTAAYGHFGRPELDFTWESTSRADSLAAAVKG; the protein is encoded by the coding sequence GTGGCGACGCGCCTTTTCACGTCCGAGTCCGTCACGGAGGGGCACCCGGACAAGATCGCTGACCAGATCAGCGACTCGATTCTCGATGCCATGCTCAAGGACGACCCGAAGAGCCGGGTCGCCGTGGAGACCCTGATCACCACCGGCCAGGTGCATGTCGCCGGTGAGGTGACCACCAAGACCTACGTCGACATCGCCTCGGTGGTTCGTGAGCGGATCCTGGAGATCGGCTACGACTCCTCCAAGAAGGGCTTCGACGGCGCGTCCTGCGGCGTGAGCGTCTCCATCGGCGCCCAGTCGCCCGACATCGCCCAGGGTGTCGACACGGCGCACGAGGCGCGGGTCGGTGGCTCGACCGAGGACGACCTCGACCGTCAGGGCGCCGGCGACCAGGGCCTGATGTTCGGCTTCGCCTGCGACGAGACGCCCGAGCTGATGCCGCTGCCGATCGCGCTGGCCCACCGCCTCGCCCGTCGGCTGTCGGCGGTCCGCAAGGACGGTCAGGTCGGCTACCTGCGTCCGGACGGCAAGACCCAGGTGACCATCGAGTACGAGGACGGCAAGCCGGTCCGGCTCGACACGGTCGTCGTCTCCTCGCAGCACGCCGCGGACATCGACCTCGACACGCTGCTCGCGCCTGACGTCGCCGAGTACGTCGTCGAGCCCGAGCTGGCGCTGCTGGAGATCGCCACCGAGGGCCGCCGGCTGCTGGTGAACCCGACCGGGCGCTTCGAGATCGGTGGCCCGATGGGCGACGCCGGCCTCACCGGGCGCAAGATCATCGTCGACACCTACGGCGGCTACGCCCGGCACGGCGGCGGCGCGTTCTCCGGCAAGGACCCGTCCAAGGTCGACCGGTCGGCCGCCTACGCCATGCGCTGGGTCGCCAAGAACGTGGTGGCCGCGGGCCTCGCGAGCCGCTGCGAGGTGCAGGTCGCCTACGCGATCGGAAAGGCCCACCCGGTCGGTCTGTTCGTGGAGACCTTCGGGACGGGCAAGGTGCCGGACGCCCAGATCCAGGACGCCGTCACCGCGGTCTTCGACCTCCGCCCGGCCGCCATCGTCCGTGACCTCGACCTGCTCCGCCCGATCTACGCGCAGACGGCGGCCTACGGCCACTTCGGTCGTCCCGAGCTCGACTTCACCTGGGAGTCGACCTCGCGTGCCGACTCCCTGGCCGCGGCCGTCAAGGGCTGA
- the coaBC gene encoding bifunctional phosphopantothenoylcysteine decarboxylase/phosphopantothenate--cysteine ligase CoaBC produces the protein MVLGVSGGIASYKAVEVLRQLTETGHQVRVVPTAAALRFVGEVTWAALSGQPVSTDLFTDAEDVAHVRVGREADLVLVVPATADLMARAAAGRADDLLTGTLLTATCPVIFAPAMHTEMWQHPATRANVALLRERGVLVLEPAVGRLTGADSGPGRLPDPVEIAAVARAVLARGAGGARLDLAGRRVLISAGGTREYLDPVRFLGNASSGRQGYALARAAVARGAEVTVVAANVALSDVAGASILRVGSAEQLRTAVHERAPGADVVIMAAAVADFRPAAEHQYKIKKDAGAPESIELTRNPDVLAELLRDRRPGQVLVGFAAETGGPDGGVLELARAKLARKPVDLLVVNQVGAGLGFEVEHNSAVLLDRAGTATDVPLMSKDLLAHRIFDHVVGMLG, from the coding sequence GTGGTCCTCGGCGTGTCTGGTGGGATCGCCTCCTACAAGGCCGTCGAGGTTCTGCGCCAGCTGACCGAGACCGGGCACCAGGTGCGCGTCGTCCCGACGGCGGCGGCCCTGCGGTTCGTCGGCGAGGTCACCTGGGCGGCGCTGTCCGGGCAGCCGGTCAGCACCGACCTGTTCACCGATGCCGAGGACGTCGCGCATGTCCGGGTCGGCCGGGAGGCCGACCTCGTGCTGGTCGTGCCGGCCACCGCCGACCTGATGGCACGTGCTGCGGCCGGCCGCGCCGACGACCTGCTCACCGGTACCCTCCTGACCGCGACCTGCCCGGTGATCTTCGCCCCGGCCATGCACACCGAGATGTGGCAGCACCCGGCGACCCGGGCGAACGTGGCCCTTCTGCGGGAGCGGGGCGTCCTGGTGCTGGAGCCCGCGGTCGGGCGGCTGACCGGAGCCGACTCCGGCCCGGGCCGGCTGCCGGACCCGGTCGAGATCGCCGCGGTCGCCCGGGCGGTCCTCGCCCGTGGTGCCGGCGGTGCCCGGCTCGATCTCGCCGGCCGGCGCGTTCTCATCAGCGCCGGCGGCACCCGTGAGTACCTCGACCCCGTGCGTTTCCTCGGGAACGCCTCCAGCGGCCGGCAGGGGTACGCGCTTGCCCGGGCCGCGGTGGCCCGCGGGGCGGAGGTCACCGTCGTCGCGGCGAACGTGGCGCTGTCCGACGTCGCGGGTGCGTCGATCCTGCGGGTCGGTTCGGCGGAGCAACTGCGGACCGCGGTGCATGAGCGCGCGCCGGGCGCCGATGTGGTGATCATGGCGGCCGCGGTCGCCGACTTCCGGCCCGCGGCGGAGCATCAGTACAAGATCAAAAAAGATGCCGGGGCGCCGGAGAGCATCGAGCTGACCCGCAATCCCGACGTGCTCGCGGAGCTCCTCCGTGACCGGCGGCCGGGTCAGGTCCTGGTGGGGTTCGCGGCGGAGACCGGCGGCCCCGACGGCGGGGTGCTGGAGCTCGCCCGGGCCAAGCTCGCCCGCAAACCGGTGGACCTCCTGGTGGTCAACCAGGTGGGCGCCGGGCTCGGCTTCGAGGTCGAGCACAACAGCGCTGTGCTGCTGGACCGTGCCGGCACAGCGACGGATGTCCCGCTGATGAGCAAGGACCTCCTCGCGCACCGCATTTTCGATCATGTTGTCGGTATGCTCGGATGA
- the rpoZ gene encoding DNA-directed RNA polymerase subunit omega, which yields MSGTVAQPEGITNPPIDELLEATDSKYSLVIYAAKRARQINAYYSQLGEGLLEYVGPLVETTSAQEKPLSIALREINSGLLTHETITDPLPPVS from the coding sequence GTGTCCGGTACCGTCGCCCAGCCTGAGGGCATCACCAACCCGCCGATCGACGAGCTGCTCGAGGCCACCGACTCCAAGTACAGCCTCGTGATCTACGCCGCCAAGCGGGCCCGTCAGATCAACGCCTACTACTCCCAGCTCGGTGAGGGCCTCCTGGAGTATGTCGGCCCCCTCGTCGAGACGACGAGTGCGCAGGAGAAGCCGCTGTCGATCGCGCTTCGCGAGATCAACTCCGGCCTGCTCACCCACGAGACGATCACCGACCCGCTGCCTCCGGTCTCCTGA
- the gmk gene encoding guanylate kinase has protein sequence MGLTVLSGPSGVGKGTIVAAVRRLHPEVWVSVSVTTRAPRPGETDGVEYHFVDAEEFAHMVKVGEFVEHAMFAGHAYGTPRGPLEERIAAGAPCLLEIELQGARQVRSAMPQARFVFLAPPTWDELVRRLTGRGTEGDDVIRRRLDRARIELAAETEFDEVIVNDEVTAAAERLVGLMTSSSH, from the coding sequence ATGGGACTCACCGTGTTGTCGGGGCCGTCGGGAGTGGGCAAGGGCACGATCGTTGCCGCTGTCCGCCGGCTGCACCCGGAGGTCTGGGTGTCCGTCAGCGTGACGACGCGCGCGCCGCGCCCGGGTGAGACCGACGGCGTCGAGTACCACTTCGTCGACGCCGAGGAGTTTGCCCACATGGTCAAGGTGGGTGAGTTCGTCGAGCACGCGATGTTCGCCGGGCACGCCTACGGCACCCCCCGCGGACCACTGGAGGAGCGGATCGCGGCCGGTGCGCCCTGTCTGCTGGAGATCGAGCTGCAGGGCGCACGGCAGGTCAGGTCCGCCATGCCGCAGGCGCGTTTCGTCTTCCTCGCCCCGCCCACGTGGGACGAGCTCGTCCGTCGTCTCACGGGGCGGGGCACCGAGGGGGACGACGTCATCAGGCGGCGTCTCGACCGAGCCCGCATCGAGCTCGCCGCCGAGACGGAGTTCGACGAGGTCATCGTGAACGACGAGGTCACAGCCGCCGCGGAGCGGTTGGTAGGCTTGATGACCAGCTCGTCACACTAG
- the mihF gene encoding integration host factor, actinobacterial type, with protein sequence MTLPPLTPEQRAAALEKAALARKQRAELKERLKKGEISLAAVLELADGDEVVGKMKVSAVLESLPGVGRVRAQKIRERLGISPTRRLRGLGAKQRAALLEEFGAGA encoded by the coding sequence GTGACCCTGCCGCCCCTGACGCCCGAGCAGAGGGCCGCCGCCCTCGAGAAAGCTGCGCTGGCTCGTAAGCAGCGCGCCGAACTCAAGGAGCGGTTGAAGAAGGGGGAGATCAGTCTTGCCGCGGTTCTCGAGCTCGCGGATGGCGATGAGGTCGTCGGCAAGATGAAGGTTTCCGCGGTCTTGGAGTCGCTTCCCGGGGTGGGCCGAGTTCGGGCCCAGAAGATCCGGGAGCGACTTGGAATCAGCCCCACCCGCCGCCTGCGCGGGCTCGGGGCCAAGCAGCGTGCCGCGCTCCTGGAGGAGTTCGGCGCCGGCGCATGA
- the pyrF gene encoding orotidine-5'-phosphate decarboxylase — translation MPPAGRPPIAVALDAPDGATALDWARAVAPHCAVLKIGMELFLREGGAVVNALRDEGLLVQAGSVGSAGGRQALGSLTEGDHSALSSPADPAGSAGSAPELFLDLKLHDIPATVAGGMRSLAGLAPRFVTVHAAGGAAMIRAAAEAAPEVHVTAVTVLTSLDGAALASIGLSGPPSDAVRRLAVLAVEAGARALVCSPKEASLVRGELGETVTLITPGVRPEGSEQADQARVATPERALADGSDLLVIGRPITSASDRAVAAATLAARVTPLR, via the coding sequence GTGCCACCGGCCGGCCGGCCGCCGATCGCGGTCGCGCTGGACGCCCCGGACGGGGCCACCGCGCTGGACTGGGCTCGTGCGGTCGCGCCACACTGCGCCGTCCTGAAGATCGGCATGGAGCTCTTCCTTCGGGAGGGCGGCGCGGTGGTGAATGCGCTGCGTGACGAAGGTCTGCTGGTTCAGGCGGGTTCGGTGGGGTCTGCCGGGGGGCGCCAGGCCCTCGGATCCCTGACGGAGGGTGACCACTCCGCACTGTCGAGTCCGGCGGATCCGGCCGGGTCGGCCGGATCCGCACCGGAGCTCTTCCTCGATCTGAAGCTGCACGACATCCCGGCGACGGTCGCCGGTGGGATGCGTTCGCTGGCCGGCCTGGCGCCTCGGTTCGTGACGGTGCACGCGGCCGGAGGGGCCGCGATGATCAGGGCCGCGGCCGAGGCGGCGCCCGAGGTTCACGTGACCGCGGTCACGGTTCTCACCTCTCTGGATGGCGCCGCGCTCGCCTCCATCGGCCTGTCGGGACCGCCCTCGGACGCCGTTCGCAGACTCGCCGTGCTCGCTGTGGAGGCCGGCGCGAGGGCTCTCGTCTGCAGCCCGAAAGAGGCCTCCCTGGTCCGCGGAGAGCTCGGTGAAACTGTGACTCTCATCACACCTGGGGTCCGTCCGGAGGGCTCGGAGCAGGCCGACCAGGCACGTGTCGCAACCCCGGAACGGGCGCTCGCGGACGGTTCGGACCTTCTGGTGATCGGTCGTCCGATCACCTCCGCGAGCGATCGGGCCGTGGCCGCCGCCACTCTCGCCGCCAGGGTTACTCCACTCCGGTAG
- the carB gene encoding carbamoyl-phosphate synthase large subunit — MPRREDLRSVLVIGSGPIVIGQACEFDYSGTQACRVLRAEGLRVILVNSNPATIMTDPEIADATYIEPITTEIVTKIIERERPDAILATMGGQTALNTAVALHDAGVLEQYGVLLIGANIDAIRSGEDRQAFKDIVASVDGETARSAICTTVEECLAAADEFSYPVVIRPSYTLGGAGSGFAHDVEELRRMAAFGLAASPSTEVLVEESVLGWKEFELELMRDRADNVVVVCSIENIDPMGVHTGDSVTVAPALTLTDREYQRMRDMSIAVMRAVGVDAGGCNIQFAVDPATGRQVVIEMNPRVSRSSALASKATGFPIAKISAKLALGYTLDEIPNDITRTTPAAFEPTLDYVVVKVPRFAFEKFPGADTTLTTTMKSVGEAMGVGRSFAEALQKALRSMEQPGLAFSFTTPTESVEDLLAEARVPHDGRLRCVQQALLAGAEPAEVTAQTGIDPWFVDQIVYLNEIAASLTRDPEGIRRAKRAGFSDAQLAALLGTKEDVVRSFRHRAGIRPVYKTVDTCAAEFASETPYHYSSYDEETEVAPSDRPRVIVLGSGPNRIGQGIEFDYACCHAVMALSEAGYEAVMVNCNPETVSTDYDTADRLYVEPLTVEDVLEVIHAESQAGPLAGVIVSLGGQTPLGIAAALADAGVPIAGTPPKAIHLAEDRGQFGQVLDKANLPSPPHGVATSYAEARTVADRIGYPVLVRPSYVLGGRGMEIVYDDAMLRDYIERATQISPEHPVLVDRFLDDAIEIDVDALYDGSELYLAGVMEHIEEAGVHSGDSACALPPITLGRSELDRIRESTRLIAEGVGVRGLLNVQYALQSDVLYVLEANPRASRTVPFVSKATAVPLAKAAARVMLGATVPELRAEGLLPAHGDGATLPLDSHISVKEAVLPFGRFRDAGGHGVDTVLGPEMRSTGEVMGIDDGFGTAYAKSQAAAYASLPTFGRVFVSVANRDKRAMIFPIKRLADLGFVVYATAGTADVLRRNGVKAVVLGKHRAPSEDLIDCVEMITSGQIDLVINTPWGVGPRLDGYEIRTACVSAGVPCITTIQAAAACVQGIESLVRGELGVRPLQDYHAALRAAWEK; from the coding sequence ATGCCCAGGCGCGAGGACCTGAGGTCCGTGCTGGTGATCGGCTCCGGGCCGATCGTCATCGGCCAGGCGTGCGAGTTCGACTATTCCGGCACCCAGGCCTGTCGGGTGCTGCGGGCCGAGGGCCTGCGGGTGATCCTGGTCAACAGCAACCCGGCGACGATCATGACCGATCCGGAGATCGCCGACGCGACCTACATCGAGCCGATCACCACCGAGATCGTCACGAAGATCATCGAACGGGAGCGCCCCGACGCGATCCTGGCGACGATGGGCGGCCAGACCGCGCTCAACACCGCGGTCGCCCTGCACGACGCCGGGGTGCTGGAGCAGTACGGGGTGCTCCTGATCGGCGCCAACATCGACGCCATCCGCTCCGGGGAGGACCGGCAGGCGTTCAAGGACATCGTCGCCTCGGTGGACGGCGAGACCGCCCGCAGCGCGATCTGCACCACGGTCGAGGAATGCCTCGCCGCCGCGGACGAGTTCTCCTACCCCGTCGTGATCCGTCCGAGCTACACCCTCGGCGGCGCCGGCAGCGGCTTCGCGCACGATGTCGAGGAACTGCGCCGGATGGCCGCCTTCGGCCTGGCGGCGAGCCCGTCCACCGAAGTGCTCGTCGAGGAGTCCGTGCTCGGCTGGAAGGAGTTCGAGCTCGAGCTCATGCGTGACCGCGCCGACAACGTGGTCGTCGTCTGCTCGATCGAGAACATCGACCCGATGGGCGTGCACACCGGCGACTCGGTGACGGTGGCGCCGGCACTGACCCTGACCGACCGTGAGTACCAGCGCATGCGCGACATGTCGATCGCGGTCATGCGCGCGGTCGGGGTGGACGCGGGCGGGTGCAACATCCAGTTCGCGGTCGACCCGGCCACCGGCCGCCAGGTCGTGATCGAGATGAACCCCCGGGTGTCCCGCTCCTCCGCGCTGGCGTCGAAGGCGACGGGCTTCCCGATCGCCAAGATCTCGGCGAAGCTGGCGCTCGGCTACACCCTCGACGAGATCCCCAACGACATCACGCGCACGACCCCGGCCGCCTTCGAGCCGACTCTCGACTACGTGGTCGTGAAGGTGCCGCGGTTCGCCTTCGAGAAGTTCCCCGGGGCGGACACGACGCTGACCACGACGATGAAGTCCGTCGGCGAGGCGATGGGGGTCGGCCGCAGCTTCGCCGAGGCGCTGCAGAAGGCGCTGCGGTCGATGGAGCAGCCCGGCCTCGCGTTCAGCTTCACCACGCCGACCGAGTCCGTCGAGGATCTGCTCGCCGAGGCACGTGTCCCGCACGACGGGCGGCTGCGCTGCGTGCAGCAGGCGCTGCTCGCCGGCGCCGAGCCGGCGGAGGTGACCGCGCAGACCGGCATCGACCCCTGGTTCGTCGACCAGATCGTCTACCTCAACGAGATCGCCGCGTCGCTGACCCGTGACCCGGAGGGGATCCGCCGGGCGAAGCGGGCCGGCTTCTCCGACGCCCAGCTCGCGGCCCTGCTGGGCACCAAGGAGGACGTGGTCCGGTCGTTCCGGCATCGGGCCGGGATCCGTCCCGTCTACAAGACGGTCGACACCTGTGCCGCCGAGTTCGCGTCCGAGACCCCGTATCACTACTCGTCGTATGACGAGGAGACCGAGGTCGCGCCGAGCGACCGCCCGCGGGTGATCGTGCTCGGCAGCGGGCCCAACCGCATCGGCCAGGGCATCGAGTTCGACTACGCCTGCTGCCACGCGGTGATGGCGCTGTCCGAGGCCGGCTATGAGGCGGTGATGGTCAACTGCAACCCGGAGACGGTCTCCACCGACTACGACACCGCCGACCGCCTCTACGTCGAGCCGCTGACCGTCGAGGACGTGCTGGAGGTCATCCACGCCGAGTCGCAGGCGGGCCCGCTGGCCGGAGTGATCGTGTCGCTGGGCGGCCAGACGCCGCTCGGCATCGCCGCCGCGCTGGCCGACGCGGGCGTGCCGATCGCCGGCACTCCGCCGAAGGCCATCCACCTCGCCGAGGACCGCGGCCAGTTCGGCCAGGTGCTCGACAAGGCGAACCTGCCCTCGCCGCCGCACGGCGTGGCCACCTCGTACGCGGAGGCACGAACCGTCGCTGACCGGATCGGCTACCCGGTGCTGGTTCGGCCGTCCTACGTGCTCGGCGGGCGCGGGATGGAGATCGTCTACGACGACGCCATGCTGCGCGACTACATCGAGCGGGCGACGCAGATCTCGCCCGAGCACCCGGTGCTGGTCGACCGCTTCCTCGACGACGCGATCGAGATCGACGTCGACGCGCTCTACGACGGCTCCGAGCTGTACCTCGCCGGAGTTATGGAGCACATCGAGGAGGCCGGGGTGCACTCCGGTGACTCCGCCTGTGCGCTGCCCCCGATCACCCTCGGGCGTTCGGAGCTCGACCGGATCCGCGAGTCGACCCGGCTGATCGCCGAGGGCGTCGGCGTGCGCGGGCTGCTCAACGTGCAGTACGCCCTGCAGTCCGACGTCCTGTACGTCCTGGAGGCCAACCCGCGGGCCTCGCGGACCGTGCCGTTCGTCTCCAAGGCGACGGCGGTCCCGCTGGCCAAGGCCGCGGCCCGGGTGATGCTCGGCGCGACGGTGCCCGAGCTGCGGGCCGAGGGCCTGTTGCCGGCGCATGGTGACGGCGCGACGCTGCCGCTGGACTCGCACATCTCCGTCAAGGAGGCCGTGCTGCCCTTCGGTCGCTTCCGCGACGCGGGAGGCCACGGAGTGGACACCGTGCTCGGCCCGGAGATGCGTTCCACCGGCGAGGTGATGGGCATCGATGACGGCTTCGGGACGGCCTACGCCAAGTCGCAGGCCGCCGCGTACGCGTCGCTGCCGACCTTCGGACGGGTGTTCGTCTCGGTGGCGAACCGCGACAAGCGGGCGATGATCTTCCCGATCAAGCGGCTGGCGGATCTCGGTTTCGTCGTCTACGCGACAGCCGGGACGGCGGACGTGCTGCGACGCAACGGGGTCAAGGCCGTGGTCCTGGGCAAGCATCGGGCTCCCAGCGAGGACCTCATCGACTGCGTTGAAATGATCACCTCTGGCCAGATCGATCTGGTCATCAACACACCCTGGGGTGTCGGACCGCGGCTGGACGGCTACGAGATCCGCACCGCCTGCGTCAGCGCCGGGGTTCCCTGCATCACGACCATTCAGGCGGCTGCCGCGTGCGTGCAGGGTATCGAGTCCCTCGTTCGGGGTGAGCTCGGGGTGCGACCGCTGCAGGACTACCACGCCGCGCTGCGGGCGGCCTGGGAGAAGTGA
- the carA gene encoding glutamine-hydrolyzing carbamoyl-phosphate synthase small subunit — translation MSGFDRQPAPLDGGRPGTGRQAVLMLEDGRSFAGEAFGSVGEAFGEAVFSTGMTGYQETLTDPSYHRQIVIMTAPHIGNTGVNDLDYESERIQVAGFVVRDPSRLASNWRAQRTLDEELENAGVVGISGIDTRALTRHLRERGAMRCGISSTDTDLDSLLERVQASPEMVGADLAPEVSTTTPYVVEARSGLPVFRIAALDLGIKRNTPVSMAALGCEVHVLPARSTAQELLALSPDGVFLSNGPGDPASADYAVETLTGVLDAGVPVFGICFGNQVLARALGFETYKLTYGHRGVNQPVADTRTGRIAVTSHNHGFAVRAPLTETTDTPYGRVAVSHVALNDDVVEGLTCLDVPAFSVQFHPEAAPGPHDAHGLFDRFCGLMAAGRRKRGEA, via the coding sequence GTGAGCGGCTTCGACAGGCAGCCTGCCCCGCTGGACGGCGGGCGGCCGGGAACGGGCCGGCAGGCGGTGCTCATGCTGGAGGACGGCCGGAGCTTCGCCGGTGAGGCCTTCGGGTCGGTCGGCGAGGCGTTCGGTGAGGCGGTCTTCTCCACCGGAATGACCGGATACCAGGAGACGCTTACCGATCCGTCATACCACCGGCAGATCGTCATCATGACGGCGCCGCACATCGGCAACACCGGCGTGAACGACCTGGACTACGAGTCCGAGCGCATCCAGGTCGCGGGCTTCGTGGTGCGCGACCCGAGCCGGCTCGCGTCGAACTGGCGGGCGCAGCGCACCCTCGACGAGGAGCTCGAGAACGCGGGCGTGGTCGGGATCAGCGGGATCGACACCCGGGCGCTCACCCGCCACCTGCGTGAGCGGGGCGCGATGCGCTGCGGGATCAGCAGCACCGACACCGATCTCGACTCGCTGCTGGAACGGGTTCAGGCCTCGCCCGAGATGGTGGGTGCCGACCTCGCACCGGAGGTCAGCACCACCACTCCGTATGTCGTCGAGGCGCGGTCGGGCCTGCCGGTCTTCCGGATCGCGGCCCTCGACCTGGGCATCAAGCGCAACACGCCCGTCTCCATGGCCGCGCTGGGCTGCGAGGTGCACGTCCTGCCGGCCCGCAGCACCGCCCAGGAGCTGCTGGCGCTCTCGCCCGACGGCGTCTTCCTCTCGAACGGGCCCGGTGACCCGGCCAGCGCCGACTACGCGGTCGAGACGCTCACCGGCGTGCTCGACGCGGGCGTCCCGGTCTTCGGGATCTGCTTCGGCAACCAGGTGCTCGCCCGGGCGCTGGGGTTCGAGACGTACAAGCTGACCTACGGCCACCGGGGCGTCAACCAGCCGGTCGCCGACACCCGGACCGGACGGATCGCCGTGACCAGCCACAACCACGGCTTCGCGGTGCGCGCACCGCTCACGGAGACCACCGACACGCCCTACGGGCGGGTGGCGGTGAGTCATGTGGCCCTCAACGATGACGTGGTCGAGGGTCTGACCTGCCTGGACGTACCGGCATTCAGCGTCCAGTTCCATCCGGAGGCGGCGCCTGGCCCGCACGACGCCCACGGACTGTTCGACCGGTTCTGCGGCCTCATGGCTGCCGGCAGGCGGAAGCGGGGAGAAGCCTGA
- a CDS encoding PH-like domain-containing protein: MSLTSRGAPALGMAPFALAGPAVAVGRPSGAALHLLLAFGLLLLAVAFVGAMRRAWSGRTQEQEEDLPDLPEPPEQTGNVLAAPLRGRYLGTVDAGHWREWIAARGLAGHDGDYIAVYDLGVRVDRDGHAFWIPREAVRGARLERGHAGKVAAPSRLVVVAWSFDGRELETGFRGEDRARQPRVVRSVHDLIGPMPTAPLPGDITSPHAVPRVRARLRPRGTTPRPTPPPGAASPEAAGAGAAGRRVPAPGPATMPIPVIGRQPRRRSGNPLPGNQPGLPASGTAGHPVGTPHLGGPASTSPVPTGAMPTGAMPTGPVSTGPVSTSAAHTGSHEVEAHTTGIRRTGAHGVVSYGGSLAGGGPQETAAPGTGGYPTGGYPTTGGYPTGGYPAGTQTGGVPVAGGHAAGAHGFATGAHSTGAYETQGHDTGGYHTAGYDTAGFDQGRFDTGAYGTAGHSAVPPGTHGYDTGAYDVGRLPERERPGQYSGPGAAGYHGGQPADATRQPWAGAPAAGWSPDPDRDAFAVPPPPSSPTGERVPGWE, encoded by the coding sequence ATGAGCCTGACGTCCCGCGGAGCCCCCGCATTGGGGATGGCGCCATTCGCCCTGGCCGGGCCGGCCGTCGCGGTCGGCAGACCGAGTGGCGCGGCCCTGCACCTCCTGCTCGCCTTCGGGCTGCTGTTGCTCGCGGTGGCCTTCGTCGGCGCGATGCGACGGGCCTGGAGCGGCCGGACACAGGAGCAGGAGGAAGACCTGCCGGACCTGCCCGAACCACCGGAGCAGACCGGGAACGTGCTGGCCGCGCCGCTGCGCGGAAGGTATCTCGGCACCGTCGACGCGGGGCACTGGCGGGAGTGGATCGCGGCCCGCGGGCTCGCCGGCCATGACGGCGACTACATCGCCGTCTACGACCTTGGAGTCCGGGTCGACCGGGACGGCCATGCCTTCTGGATTCCCCGCGAGGCCGTGCGTGGCGCCCGGCTCGAGCGTGGGCATGCGGGGAAGGTCGCCGCGCCGAGCCGGCTCGTGGTCGTCGCCTGGTCCTTTGACGGCCGGGAGCTGGAGACCGGGTTCCGCGGCGAGGACAGGGCGCGCCAGCCCCGGGTCGTGCGATCCGTCCACGACCTGATCGGGCCGATGCCGACGGCGCCACTGCCCGGGGACATCACCTCGCCGCACGCGGTGCCGCGGGTTCGCGCCAGGTTGAGGCCGCGCGGCACGACGCCGCGTCCGACGCCCCCTCCCGGGGCGGCGAGTCCCGAGGCGGCCGGTGCCGGCGCGGCCGGCCGCCGCGTTCCCGCTCCCGGTCCCGCCACGATGCCGATTCCGGTGATCGGTCGCCAGCCCCGCCGGCGGAGCGGGAATCCGCTGCCGGGGAACCAGCCGGGGCTGCCCGCGAGCGGCACGGCCGGCCATCCGGTGGGGACACCCCACCTGGGCGGGCCGGCCAGCACGTCGCCCGTCCCGACCGGTGCCATGCCGACCGGTGCCATGCCGACCGGTCCGGTCTCGACGGGACCCGTCTCTACCAGCGCGGCCCACACGGGATCGCACGAGGTGGAGGCTCACACCACCGGCATCCGGCGTACGGGGGCCCACGGCGTGGTCTCCTACGGCGGTTCGCTCGCCGGCGGCGGCCCCCAGGAGACGGCGGCGCCTGGCACGGGTGGATACCCCACAGGGGGCTATCCGACCACCGGTGGCTATCCGACCGGGGGCTACCCCGCGGGTACGCAGACCGGGGGCGTCCCGGTGGCCGGCGGGCATGCGGCGGGCGCGCACGGGTTTGCGACGGGCGCGCACAGCACGGGCGCGTATGAGACGCAGGGGCACGACACGGGCGGTTACCACACCGCCGGCTACGACACCGCCGGGTTCGACCAGGGCAGGTTTGACACGGGTGCCTATGGAACGGCCGGCCACAGCGCCGTGCCGCCCGGTACCCACGGCTACGACACCGGTGCCTACGACGTGGGGCGCCTTCCCGAGCGGGAGCGGCCGGGGCAGTATTCCGGGCCGGGTGCGGCCGGCTATCACGGCGGTCAGCCCGCCGACGCCACGCGCCAGCCGTGGGCCGGCGCTCCGGCCGCGGGCTGGTCCCCTGACCCGGATCGCGACGCGTTCGCTGTACCCCCGCCGCCGTCGTCGCCGACGGGCGAGCGGGTGCCGGGATGGGAGTAA